The following DNA comes from Sorex araneus isolate mSorAra2 chromosome 5, mSorAra2.pri, whole genome shotgun sequence.
ATAAGACCTAGGGACTCCCCAATACCAGACAAGTGTCCGCTGCTGAGCCCTGGGCTAGGTTCACACTTCTGAAGGCTGCTCTGTAGCTGTGGAGAGTGGACTTGGGCCAGGCTGGGTTAAGCATTGACACCTCAGCTCAGGGCTGGCGGGGGATGAACCAATGAACCTGGAAGGAATGAGGGAGAGGTGCCCAGtgccctctgcccccatcccccccacacaaaaacacatttttcagCAGCCTAGAACACAGGGACCGCAGGAAGCAGAGAAGGGGCAGGAAAGCGGTTCTGGTGAAGGCTGGGAGGGCACTGACATCACAGAGTGAtgtcagcaaaaaaaaagttctggacTTTGCAACTGACTgacgcacccccacccccacccccaccctgtctagGTGCCTGGCCTGGGTCCTCCCTCGAGCCTTTCTGCCCTGAGTGGCCCCACCCAGGCAAAGCAGAAGGGGCAGGTGCCACTGTGTGTGTCAGCTGAAGGGGAAGCCCCACTGGAGGAGGAAGCGCTGGAACGTCTGGGTAACCTGGTAGAAGCCGGGAGTCTCCGGGCCAGACCAGCCTGAGCTGTGTCCGCCAGAAAATTAGGGCATGAGGCCAGGggtcagcgcagagccagggaggtgggggacagaAGGCAGGGATCAGCTGCTCTCCCACTGGCCCAGAACCAGAGACACCTCACGTTCCCTCTCAACTCCCAAACCACCCCTGGCCTCAGCCTCCTGCCCTGGCAACGAGGACCCTGGAGCTTCCGGCTctgctcctccaggaagccctcctctCTGGACCTGCTTCATCTTCGCAGGCATGCCCTTGCCCTTGAGATGGCATTTTAGCTCCTGAACTGGCCCCCCCAAGTCCACTATGATTTGGTCCACCTCCAGCTCTGCTGCTTTTCTGGTGCCCAGTCAACACCTCCCTCTGCCCATCTCAACCTGGTTTTCGGGCAGACGGTTCCTTCTCACTGGAGATCTGTGTCTCTGAGCTCAAGTCTCAGGGAAACTTCTGGACTCATCATGGGtcttcctcctccaggaagccttccccgAGCAATCCACCAGATCTCTGTCCTGTGATGGCCTCAGCTCAGTGTCAGCTTCCCAGACTGACTGTGGGCCTAGGCTGACCCTAGGCTGAACATGAAGGACAAAGATGCAGCAAGAAGGCTGCTGCCACCAAGGAGAGTCAGGGTGCTCGGGGGTGGCCCCCCAGGTGGTCACCGCACTGGGCCCAGGAAGGAGCCAGCCCCCCAGCTCTGGGGCTGAGGCCAACATTTTCTGGAGAAAGACACATCTGAGTTGGGTGTCAACGATTTAATCGAAGAGGAGCTGAGGGCAtcctgggcagagggaggggcgaGGAAAAAGGCAACAGCCTGCAAAACGGGGTCCCGTCTGAGtgaggggcagtgctgggggcaggccAGAGTCCACCCTGCGGGGGATAGGAACCAGGGTCACTTCAGCAGCAGGAGACCAACGCGGCTGCCGCCAGACTCTCGAAGGCCGAGTCCGGAATTCTGGAAGCCTCCGGGGTCCGGACAAGGGAAGCCAGAAAGGACACGGACGAGGATGGGCTGTCCACAGGCCACAGCCACAGGCTGCCACAGGTCTAGCCTCGGGGTCTGAGCGCCGTGCGGAGGTCAGGAGGGGAAACGTGGAAGCACCAGACCCGGGCTGAAAGGTTCCTCGAAGGTGGTGGCTGTGCCTCGGGGGAGGTGCGGGCTCAGGTCCTCAGTACAGCTATTTCCTGGGTGTCATCACTTGCTCTACCTCCCGCATGAACCGCAGACACAACTCTTCCTGCCAGGGCAGGGCCACGCACTGCACGGCGACAGGCAGCCCCACGCAATTCCTCATGGCCTGTGGGAGACACAGGAATcagggccccggccccggccccacgGGGCCCCCCACCTGGTGAGCAGCTCCATCCTGAAgagcaggctcgggccggggagGGCGCGGTGAGCCCGGTGCCTGCTTCACGTGCAGGAGTCCAGCCTCGGCCGCCCTGTCCCCATATGGCCTCCTATAGTTGCCCCCACAGCAGCCGGAGTTGGGGTGCAAGGGTGAGTGAGTCCAGGGGACAAGAAAGGGGAGCCTCACCTTCTTCAGCACATTGTCCCAGAGATCCCCAAAGTAGCCCTGGTACTGCTCCATCTGGGCCTCATCCTCGCTGGTCACCGTGGTGACGGGCACCACGCCCGCCGGGAAATCCAGGCAATTGTAGAGCAGCGTGTAACTGACAGCCCCTGAGATgtagcaggaggggctggggcaagGGAGTGGGGAACGACACTCCTCCGTCCACCCCGCCACCCCAGCCCCGTCCACTCTGCCCGTTTCCCAGCCCGTGAAAAGGTATCCTGCCTCCTCAGACGTGGGAGGCTCGAGTCTCAAAGCCCAGGAGGCCAGGTCTCGTCGGGCAGCAGAATCAGGCAGGGTCTGAGTCCCTCTCACCCGGGCTGCACACCCCACACCGGAACTCAGAGGTGCAGATCGCCAGGGCCGGGAGCTGGGTCCCCCGGGCTATGCAGGCCCTCCAGCCAGCCAAGGAGGGTGGggggcctcccccgccccaggaccCCTCAACTCCCCCCAGTAGCCTCCTGAGATATAGGGCAAAACTCAGGGAAGAGAAGgcggagcagggagggggggggCTGTACCTGTGGCGTGGCCTGGGGTATTCAGGTCCATGGCAGGGCCCAGCATGGGGGTGAGCAGCACATCCAGTTCCATCGCTTTCCACTGAGCGATAACGGAGTGGCGGTATATCTGCAGGGGGTTTGGGTTGGGGGGGAAATGGATTGCCCACCCGGGCCTCGCTGCTCGGCCTCCCACACCAGCCCTGGGCTATAGTGGCACCTGCCTGGCCCTGAGCCCACAAGTGGGGAGCCTGTCCTTGGGGCACCTGTTTCCAAGGTATCATTTGCTTCCCCTCCCACAAGAACCCCCAAACACACTGGGGCAGTCAGGCAGCCACTGAGGCCGAAGAACCTCTCGGGAGGGGCATTGGGACAGGTGAGGACAACAGCACCCAAGGTGGTCAGTCCGGGGAGAAGGGGGCCGCAGTGGGACCAGCGCGCAAAAGACATCCAGCTGGCGGGTGCCCTTCCCAACCCCCCATCAGCTACCTCACTCTAGCTCCGGGGGACTCAGCCTCACCTCGATCTCACGATGCAGTTCCCAGAGCTTTACCGCTGACCTGGGCCAGAAGAGGGAGGTCACTGGTCACGgggcccacagccccccaccacgCCTCCTAGCCCTTCCCATCCACACCCCAGCCGGGCCAATCTGCTCCTCTGCACGCCCGCTCCCCATGCAGGCCTGGCCCCTCTGCCGGCCGGCCACCCACCGAGGCTGCCACCCTGCCTGGGCCACACCGTGGAGGCCGCTTCCCTCCTCAGTTCCTGTCAGACGCGGGTTGGTCTCgggagaggcggggggcggggggtttctCACCGAGACCGCATGTTGCTGAGGAACGTGGCCAGCCTTGGGAGCTGCAGAAAGACAGGGGCTCAGCACAGGGTCCCCGCCGGGCcggggggcccccacccccaactccaccccctcccggggcgggggcagctCAGCACCCCTGCAGCGTGTGGGAAGGAAAGAAGCCCAGaggccccctcccagcctccgcGCCCACCCCAGGGCCTCACCACGGGCTTCAGCAGAACAGTCAATAGTCCCTTCAGCCAGTTGGGCAGCTTCAGGATTAAGATCAGGTGCCCCAAGCAGGGGTCCACAAAGTCACCTTTGCTGAGAGACAAAGGGTCAGTTGCAgacacccccagcacccctgctggCCCTCTgtgtcccctcccacctccctgttcCCAGATCCAGTGACCTCTAGACTCCCACCCTCTCCACCTGCTTCTTTTCAAACATGTGGCTTGTGTCTGCTGAGCCTGCAGGAGACCCGgggtccaccccacccccctgcagctCCTCGAGGCAGAACCCGTGTCTCCCTCCCCGGGAAGCTCAGCCTGGACCGGTCCGGGCTGAGAGCATGATCCCCGCCCAGGGCTTGGCTGAGGTCTCCCCACAGACAGCGGGTCTGGAGGCCTGGGGCTATCGGGCACAGAAGGCCCTGGCACTCTGGAAGGTCCCAGATCTCAGGCGACAGGTGCCACCCGAGCCCAGAGCGAGCCACTGAGGGTGTCTGGCCAGTCCAGATGCACGGCTGGGAAGCACCTTCACAGGCCTGGAGCCCGCCTGCCCGCTTTGAAGAACCAAAACCATTCCTCCAGAACCAGCATCTCTAAACTGTCCCTTCACGTGGCTCTGAGTCCAGTCACCCGCTTCACAGGAAACACAGGTATCCTGCTCCCCAGGGAATGAGCGGGCCGACGTCAGAGGGGGCAGGGCAACTCCAggcctctccctcccaccaccctgccctgGCCTCGGCCCCTCCAACAGGCAACTCGCTCGGGGCCGAACCACGGGTGCTTGGGCCAGCCCACTGAAGCAAAGGCGACACTTTCCAAAGGTATCCCAGCCTGTCACCTCCAGGCTCACCTCGTGAGAATCAGAACTTCTGCCTGTTCGGCTCAAGCTACCCCGGGGCCCAGTCCCCACTGCTCTCGCTGGCTCTGGCCCTCCCGATACCGGccaccccagggcctccctcACTCACAAGTTCTGCAGGAAGCTGTGGCCGCCATCGCTGAAGAGCCCGCCAGTTGACAGGACCTCCAGCGCGTAAGGGATGTCATTGGGCCGGAAGGGAACCAGCTGCAGGGGTTACCAGGGGGGCAGGTCAGGAGGCGCTGAGGGTGGGCCTGGGCCGGCCTTGCCCCCACAGCTGCCGTGAGTGGAGCCCCTCGGGGTAGGGGGCTTCTCAGCCATGGATTCTCGGGGAGCTCCTGAGGCCAGGGAAGCCCAGCACCACGCACACGCATCTAACATGCATCACCATGGCCACCAGCTCAGCATCCCCGGAACCTGCCCACATTTTCCCACCTGAGATGGGGCTCACCAGCCAACgctcccacccaccctctcaGGCACCAGACAGGGGAGTCAGGGGGACAGTTCCTCCCCAACGCAGCCGGGCTGCGGGGTCATACCGTGTGGCCGGCAGCCTCCAGACTCCGTTTGGTCTCCAGCAGGGCACGCCTCATGGCCGGGGTGGGCTTGGTGTAGTTGTCCGTCTCGTAGTAACCCACACGCAGGGGCCGGGAGCTCTGGTAGACCTGCCGGTGCAACCCAGAAGGCTGGGTCAGATCTGAGGCCGGACTCCCAGAGACCCACACAGGGCCGGGAGGGCGGCAGCCCCTGCTGCGTCTGACCCTTTCGCGGAACCCTCAGCAGTGACCCTGCAGGCGGGTGACACAACTGCCCTGGACAATGTGAGGTTTTCTGGgtgcaggcagggagagggcccCGGTGGGGAACTAGACGGCCCGAGCCCCCACACACAGAGTGACCAGGAACCCCATCTCCTGTCAGAGGACCACACTCTGCTCTGACCCTTTCAAGAACGTGAGTTCTGGGCCAGGGAGGGGActccaaggactggagcacacCCTTGGGaggcccggggttcaatcccaggcaccacagggtcccccaagcacagtggGAATAGTCTGAGCACCATCAACAGGTGTGgcctgaaatacaaaaaaaaaaaaaaaaaaaaaaggaaaaaggaaaaagaacatgaGTCTTAGCTCCCCAAAGTTCCCTATCCAGGGAACAGAGACCTCTGGGCCCCCTCTTAAGAGGGGGCATTCACGAACCCAAGTTCAGTCAGAACCCCTCCTCCTCTGAGGGGTGTCCTGTCCCCCGTTCCAGAAATCTGCCTTCCAGGAGCCACCAAGGGCCTCATTCCTGCCCATGGACAGAGACATGGCTGGGCTGGGGCAAGGACTGGCGCAGGAGCCAATGGGGCCACGTCCCAGGGTGCCCTGCCCCACAGATGTGCCTATCACCCGTTTCCTGTGGAGCTCAGCCACCCAAATGCTCCTGAGTGCTCGGCACACGACAGGCCGAGAAAATGCGTGGcaaggcgcctgccttgcgtAGGGCCAACAGCAcctgccaggtgcggcccaaaacacttccccaccaccatttttagataataaaaagtaaaaactcaTTCCttaggggggatggagggggggccacaccgggctgtgttcagggatcacttctcaagGTGCctgaggttggctgtgtacaagcaAACGCTCTACTCATTGTACCCTCAATGGTTATTCTTGAAAGAACAATGCTTCAATAGAAGCATTAAGTGAATGAAGTGACACTTGGACCCCAAGATTCCTTAAAACTCCTCACCTTGAAAACCTCACCAGCCCCAAACTATTAtgtcatctttttaaaatcagtttttgtttgtttgtttgtctggaatcattcctggtgggctcaggggaacacgtgggatgccagggattgaatccagggtggccatgcacaaggcaaatgccctactctttgtactatcactctggccccctcttgctaaattttttttgcttttatttgtaggggggaccacacccagcagtgctcagggactatccctggcttggtgcttggggaccctgctgtgctggggatagagcccgggtctcctgtgtgcaaagcatacTCAGTGCCTTGAGTCCTGTCTCCCCTGCCTCCACTTCTCTGCGACAGAGCAGAAGCagaaagtggtgagagtgagagCTTCGAAACTCGGGCGAGGGCTCCACCTGGCGGCTGCGTGTGGAGCAGCCGCTGACCCTGGCCTCAGACTTCAGGAGTGCGAGAGACAACTGAATGTGCCCCAGAGTCATTCCTACCCTCACTCACCTCCTCTCTGAAGGGCAAGGGGGGCACAGAGGGGTCCAAGCGAAACATGTCCTCACACAGCAGTGCTCGCATGCAGAGCGCCAGGCTCTCCACGTCCCGGGCCATGGGGCCGATTGAGAGCTGAActgtggggcagggaaggaacaCAGATCATTGGGGCCCGAGCAAAAGCTGGGGGCCTGCAATGCACAAAAGCCACCTGCACCCCGATGTCCACTGCATCACtattacagtagccaaaatctgcaaagtgcccaagtgcccaagaacagatgactgggtaaagaaaaaTGGTCCATggacacgatggaatactactcagccataaaaagaaatcatgcaatttgctgctacataggTGGACttagagagcatcatgctgagtgaagttagtcagagggagaagaagcaCGAACACagaagaatatataaagaatataaagaaacatcactgtcactgtcatcccattgctcatcaatttgttcgagcgggcaccagtaacgtctctcattgagagacttattgttactgtttttagcatatccaatactccacaggtagcttgccaggctctgccatgcgagttccatactctcggtagattgccaggctctccgagaggggcggaggaatcaacacaGATCGGCCCCGTAAAAGGCGAACatccagccgctgtgctattgctccagcccataaagaaacatagtagggggataactaatgcccaaaggcaatagaaacggAGAGCAGAAGAACTGGTTCCAGTAGGAAGCTCACCACTGGGGGAGCAGGTGAAAGCAGGGAAGGGCACTGgaagagggaagtggtcactgtgGAGCAGGTtggggtgctgaaaggaggtatgaggtgcctgccacagaggcaggctgtggggggaggggcaggagggaatctggggacactggtgggaagattagtgttgaaacattgcatacctgaaactcaaccactaatttttaataaaaataaaagagctgtGCTACTGTCCGGGATGTGAgcagaggagcagggagggggactCAGATCCAGAGTGGccagggggagaggacaaagaagaCCAGCAGAccctcccaggcccctccaggGTTGGGGGAACCCCAGGCCTCACCTGCCACCTGTCCGTAGACACAACCCTTCAAGCCACTCTTGCTGGATAAGAGACACAGGGCGTCAGAAACGGTGCAcaagccccctgcccagcccctcgcCACGCTAGAAACCAGACACGGAGGCCCGTGGGGCTCCCTCCCCACAAATCCCCATGAGCAGTCCCAGAGTTGGGCCCAGAGAGGCAGAACCGAGGCTGAGGCCACACAGCAAGTGGTCCCCAGGtggcccccgcccacccccccccccgaatgcTAACCTGAGGCGGTTCCCGGTGGGCTTGAGGCCACAGACGCCACAGAAGGCCGAGGGAAAGCGGATGCTGCCTCCAATGTCAGTGCCGAGGCCCAGCGGGGAGCCTCCCGCAGCAAGGAGGGCGCCCTCGCCCCCCGAGGAACCCCCGGGGCTCTTGGACGACTTCCATGGGTTCAGGGTCTGGCCGAAGAGGGGGTTACTACAGTCATAGCTGCAGGAGACAGGAATGGTGAGCCCGCGTCCCAcctgggcccctcctggcccccccGGCCCATACCCGAGGCCCAACCTGAACATGGACTGGGGGACGTTGGTGTGCACGAAGGGCACAGCCCCCTGCAGCTTCAGCACCTGCACCACTACACTGTCACTCTCTGCCGGCACCCCCTGGTTCAGGCTCAAGCCCAGCGTCGAGTCCTGGCCCTAGCGGGAGAGACGGGAACCCAGAGAGCAGACGCCATGAGTCGGGGACCAGGCCCACTCGTCCTGGGCTGGCGGGCAGCGGGCCAGGGTGGTCACCTTGTAGCTGAAGCACTCCTTGAGGCTCACGGGGACGCCGTAGAGCAGGCCGCGGCGGGGCACCTGCGTGATCTGAGTCTCACAATCGCTCAGGTACGTGGTCACACAGTTGATCCCTTTGTTCACTTCCCAGGCCTGCGGAAGGGAAGACAGGGACATGGCCAAGTGAGGCTGGCCTTTGTCAAAGAATTGGTAAAAATAGTCGTAACCTAAAACTGGTCTCTTTGGAGTGAACCTGAGGAAGAGTCACCGGTcaccgagctcagagccaggagcacagaggcaACATGAGGATGCAGCCACCACAggggttgggggtgtgtgtggggggcatctGGTCCAGCCTCAATGGCCGGCTCTGGCCTCCCACCTCTATCTGGAGAGGGCCCCAGGGACTGGCCACTGATGCTCCCAGGAAGGGTAAATCCTGGGCCACAGATCCCCCCTCAGCATGCACTGGGGGACTCCAGCCCAccctccctgggcaccaccagtgaCCCACGGGAAGATGCCAGCAGTGGCTGCACTGCCTCCCCAGAGCTCGCTTCACGCCACTCCTTATGCTCCCACGCAGGGGGCTCAGCAAACACCCAGGAAGCAGGCACCAGTCCGCTGGCCACCTTCAGACACCCAAAGGAGGTGCCACTGCAAAGGCAAGGAGCTGGAAGGGCAGAAACTCTCGAGCCGCTCTCAGCCACCCTGGCACTGGCGGACTGTACACACCCTGAACACACGCTTTCAGGGAATCACCGACACGGCCCATGCCTGAGGGACAATTTGCTCTCCTTCTCACTTCATTTCAGACGCCCTACCTGAACACGGACTGGGTGGGTGGAAGGCAGAGTCAGGGCCAAGGTGCTAAGGCCGGTAAGACATGTGCTTGGCCAGAGCCACCCACATATGACGCGGGACAGAGAAACACAAGTCCCATAATGTGAT
Coding sequences within:
- the FAAH gene encoding fatty-acid amide hydrolase 1 codes for the protein MVLDGLWAELTGAGAALACCFVAAAVALRWSGRRTARGAVTRARRKQQAALETMDKAAQRFRLQNPDLDSEALLALPLPQLVEKLHSGELSPEVALFTYVGKAWEVNKGINCVTTYLSDCETQITQVPRRGLLYGVPVSLKECFSYKGQDSTLGLSLNQGVPAESDSVVVQVLKLQGAVPFVHTNVPQSMFSYDCSNPLFGQTLNPWKSSKSPGGSSGGEGALLAAGGSPLGLGTDIGGSIRFPSAFCGVCGLKPTGNRLSKSGLKGCVYGQVAVQLSIGPMARDVESLALCMRALLCEDMFRLDPSVPPLPFREEVYQSSRPLRVGYYETDNYTKPTPAMRRALLETKRSLEAAGHTLVPFRPNDIPYALEVLSTGGLFSDGGHSFLQNFKGDFVDPCLGHLILILKLPNWLKGLLTVLLKPVLPRLATFLSNMRSRSAVKLWELHREIEIYRHSVIAQWKAMELDVLLTPMLGPAMDLNTPGHATGAVSYTLLYNCLDFPAGVVPVTTVTSEDEAQMEQYQGYFGDLWDNVLKKAMRNCVGLPVAVQCVALPWQEELCLRFMREVEQVMTPRK